The window CGTAGTCGAGAACACCCATCCCGAGGTAGTTACCAGCCTGCCGGACGGCAACTGCGAGGGCGCCGAGGAGCAGCATCAGGCCGAAGTAAATCTTGATTTCGTCTTCGTTGACGATGGACGTCGCCGCGGACCCGACCCGAGCGCCGAGGGCGGACCCAGCGAGGAGCGGAGCGACGATAGAGAGGTCGACACCACCGGATTGCGCGTAGAGGAAGGAACCAATCCCACCCGAGAACATAATCTCGAAGAGGTCAGTCCCAACCGCAATCGGAACGGGCACGCCAATCAGGTAGAACAGCGCGGGCATGCGGATGAAGCCGCCACCGACGCCGAGGAACCCGGACAGCAAGCCAGTCGCGAACGCAACCAAGAGGACCATCCAGAGCGAGACTTGGATGCCACCGCGCAGGGTTATCATCGGCGGGAGCGAGTAGCTCTGAATCTTTTTCGCTATCTCGGGGATATCGTCGGCGTTGATTTCGGCATCTTCGTCGACGTCGTGGCTGACGCCGCCGTCGCCGCCACCTTTCAGTGCTTCGTAGGTGACGAACGCACCGATTCCACCGAGCAGCAGCACGTACGTGATGCTGATGATGTTGCCGGCGAGACCCAGTTCTTCGA is drawn from Haloferax litoreum and contains these coding sequences:
- a CDS encoding sulfite exporter TauE/SafE family protein, producing MMEIFGISAAMLAMFAGFGLLIGILFGFFGMGGSFLVTPALLVMGYPSRVAVGSGLAFVFGTSVIATLKHRDLGQVDYKLGVSMIIGTTIGLEIGKEIVLHLEELGLAGNIISITYVLLLGGIGAFVTYEALKGGGDGGVSHDVDEDAEINADDIPEIAKKIQSYSLPPMITLRGGIQVSLWMVLLVAFATGLLSGFLGVGGGFIRMPALFYLIGVPVPIAVGTDLFEIMFSGGIGSFLYAQSGGVDLSIVAPLLAGSALGARVGSAATSIVNEDEIKIYFGLMLLLGALAVAVRQAGNYLGMGVLDYVSLALILGSALMVAGAVIYSALKSMRASGAAGTSTAD